The region TCGCCGAACGCACCTTCACCAAGAGGCTGGCGTCATGACGACCACGCGTCCGACCACGACGGCTCCCTCGGGTCGCCGCCCCGGGGCCGCCGGACGTCTTGCCCGCCTGCTGCCGATGCCCGCCGGCGCGGGGCTGGCCCGCATGCTCGTCGAACGCAACATCACCTCGTTCCGCCACGGCTGGATCGCGCTCGTCACCGGCTTCGCCGAGCCCGTCTTCTACCTGTTCTCCCTCGGCATCGGGATCGGCGCGCTCGTGCGGACCGTGACCACCGACTCCGGCCTGACGGTGACCTACCTCCAGTTCGTCGCCCCAGCCCTGCTGGCGGCCTCGGCGATGAACGGCGCGGTCATGGACTCGACGTTCAACGTCTTCTTCAAGCTCAAGTACGCCAAGCTCTACGACGCCGTCCTCGCGACCCCGATGGGACCGCGCGACGTCGCCGTCGGGGAGATCAGCTGGTCCCTGATCCGCGGTGGCCTGTACTCGGCCGCCTTCCTCGTCATCGCGCTGCTGGCCGGGGCGGTCCGGTCGTGGTGGGCCCTGCTGGCCCTGCCGGCGGCGGTGTTCATCGGGTTCGCGTTCGCGGCGGTCGGGATGTTCGCGACGACGTTCATGCGTTCCTGGGTGGACTTCGACTACATCACCCTGGCGATCCAGCCGATGTTCTTGTTC is a window of Pedococcus aerophilus DNA encoding:
- a CDS encoding ABC transporter permease, translated to MTTTRPTTTAPSGRRPGAAGRLARLLPMPAGAGLARMLVERNITSFRHGWIALVTGFAEPVFYLFSLGIGIGALVRTVTTDSGLTVTYLQFVAPALLAASAMNGAVMDSTFNVFFKLKYAKLYDAVLATPMGPRDVAVGEISWSLIRGGLYSAAFLVIALLAGAVRSWWALLALPAAVFIGFAFAAVGMFATTFMRSWVDFDYITLAIQPMFLFSATFFPLATYPDALQWVVRATPLYHGVALERALMIGDVGWGVLAHVGYLLVLGVLGVVGASRRLERLLLS